Genomic window (Culex pipiens pallens isolate TS chromosome 3, TS_CPP_V2, whole genome shotgun sequence):
AAAGTTCTACTTTCCAGCTTGGTCAAAGTGCAGAAGAAGATCTCCCAGGGCCTGGACATGCTTCAGTACTACACCACCAAGCAGTGGGTgttcaaaaatgaccaaatgtaCGCAATGTATAATCGACTGTCCGCAAAAGATCAGGACACCTTCTTCTTAGACATAACGCACTTGGATTATTCAACGTATTTCCTCGACTACGTGCTTGGTATTCGGCAGTACGTGCTCAAGGAACCTCCGGAGACCTTGCCAAGAGCAAAAAGACTGCTACGAAAGTGAGATTTAAATTTGACCTTTGTGGAGACTTCCTACTATACTGACTTTCCTTCCAGATTGTACATCATGGATAAAGTGGTGCAAGTGGCGTTCTACACGTTGATCCTGTGGTTGATTTGGTCCTACTGGAAAATCGTGATCGGTCCGATTCAGCTCGTGCTCGACACAAGTATCGAAGCCATTAACAACTCTATTGCAAGAGAAAGAAGACCATAAACTTGGTTTAGCAGGAAATTGATATTTGTTATTCCGCCAATTGtgaatttttcgaataaatttaaatttaaatcttgTTTCATTATGGTTTTAAAGTTAAGGTATAAAGTTGAAGTAATTGTTGATCTTAGAGTTAGAattagaaaattgaaaacaaagttGATAACAATGTCCACGGCTGATATTATTGATCCACGGCACGATACCCGAGCAGGTGAAAATAACTGTAAACGTTGAAGTTATGTTACTGTCAAGAGGTCAGGACTTGGTATTAAATCACCCAGATTGGCTGttgtaaaaatacaaaataataacagagatttgttcgaaaaataactcactCTGTTATCAACAGACAAAAAAATGTTCTCCGATATCAGACACTAAAATGTTCCCGAAAGCTCAATTCGCTATTGGTGAAATACAGTCGTGcatcggtttagcaccgcatatgggggatgcaaaacagAGGCATGCATAactgaggcacagagcttatgggattctggttatatgggagacattggttataatcctatgaaaaatcatccaaacttcaaaaaattaaagtgtttGGAAATCAGGATGACGTTAACTATCCATTGCTATTatgcattccaatcgaaggctggagaaaaccgagcgaggagcgaaggcaaataaagaacaaagggtggccaccaacaccaccaacatgctggtgcagcgcctgttggagtgagcaagtgctgccaggaaactttcgctataaatgctacttttcgtgagtgttcgcttaaaatttcatcaattttggcagcactaagcagacccaaaagagcgctggaagaaaaaaagaactaagctgaaaatagaaaaatgggcgtggcccaatgcactcgactgattagaatgcatttttgaaatatttttttttaatgcttgtaaaaggaatagcataactattaataaaagtgaaaataaacagatatgttcacaaaaagttgctctactcgttggtgtacttggttttagtgaatttcaaggaacaatccagattatccagcatcattcaaacacgaccgcttattaggcttaaaatgggcatatttcccctatttctgtattttgaaaatgcattttttttctcgaaaaaaaacccTCAACATTTATGTTAttacagtatgggtatcaaatgatcgggatttttttaaacattttgaaagtattaacgcattttttgaaatactcagaattttcacaaaaatacgtattttcgataaaataaatgataaaataaatgtcaatgcaaatagaagtctaatcaactcaaaacaatctaaaatgcctttttctgcattgataatcatttttagcttgtttgggctcgtttaaaaatattttgaacttttatgaaattacaatgttcagcaccgcaaaaacttttttttctcgcaaaaataaaattttcgtcattactaagaaattttggaacttatgattgcaaaacaactggacaggtgtataatgcactttaaaacactttttttttattcaaatgttgataccgttaccagaaatttcaaattttttacttttttatttatacatagcacccccccaccccacgcCCCCAACCTTGACTTGggtcagagttgagggacataaacttcaaaaatatttgcaaaggcctaaatactaaaaaaaatcacaaaactacgtattttcgcaaaaatacctaaaatatcAGTCTTTTACAATATGATATGGCTGTTTTGGCTTAGCGTCGTATGTCgaaaaaattctccaaatttcagttttttacaatatgccAAGACGGGGGCTCAAAtgcatacatacaatacatacatacataaatacatacatacatacaatacatacatacataaattcaattttgggacattcacttgctttcgttaagaaattgaaaaaaaaacatattcaaatttcaaggcctactatgcaatgtactgttgaaaattgatggttaagtaaaacatttgctatgcaatacagagctttccaacttaaaaatgtgatatctcaagaaatattcaatttaccctgaggttttgattgaatttaatgtaaaaaactctcagcaatcgaatgcaattgtcagttttcccgtaagtgctcgtctaaagggttaaaaatgcattttaaaacttaaagcgcaaaattttcatatctggcaacactttacgtaaattttgagtacgccattcgattctacgtcaaaaaatcttcaaatatgcatacccaaaagttcactttttgtaaacttttctcttagcaaaatgcattttaaaaatgaggtttttcaaaattctcagaaaaagaggggggcgccacgggcgcgggggtggaccaaatgtcaccaaacttgggattctttgtttttggggcaaaaacaacccccatgccaaatatgagcagatttggtgaaggtcgatgttggacgcgtggtcacttgggatggaatgacccttatatAATTCAAATATTAGCTTGGTTCCAATTCAACATTACTGCATAGAATCAGTAATTTTTTGCTGACGGCttgttcaacatttgaaaaaatattaaatttaatatttcaccAGGCAAAACCTgaaacctgaacctgaacctgaaaaaaatatttgaaagtatCCAAAGTTCTAGTAATtaagaatattaaaatgtttcgttttgcaatttttgaaaattttctaacaaATTATTGGTTAATTTGGGAGGTatataaatcattttaaaaaaccgttttcaaagtttttaatttttattttcggtattttttttatatttctagcCATATTAAgataaataaaacataataacAAATTGGGTTATGGTCACTTGGAATATTTTCTAACaatataaacaatttaaaaaaaatcagctttcatattttttaccttttattcaaaaaaaattggtaatattggccaaaataatgtccagGATAAATTGGTCACAATTTTGTCGTAGTTAAggtaatatttaataataaaaaataataacaaattttattatgactgctgattgtttttttaaagttgaaataGCACATGAATAAAGCTATGCGAGAGTTCAATGATTTGATCATTTTCAATGTACCATAACTTGAGTTGTTATTGTCTTACTCTTAGGCATTCTCTCATAAGATCTGTTGCAAACAAGATTTTTAGCCTATGTAGACTGCCCGGGTAGTCCATCAGAAATGATTAATTTGATCAATTCATgtgaactattttttcaaacttttttcaaacaaacaaaaaatgcataCGAAtcgaaaactttaatttttcaaagaatttgtaCATAAAACTAACTAGAACTTGAAAAATTTACACATTCTGTTTTTTACGGATGCTTTTAATATTATGGAAAAACGAGGCTTTATCTTTTTTTGCGCAAACAAACTTTCAtcatagagcagttctctatggaatcggtcttttttctttaattttaatatttgtattttttaatccggctgaaacttttttggtgccttcggtatgctcaacgaagccattttgcatcattagtttgtccgtataattttccatacaaatttggcagctgttcatacaaaaatgatatgtgaaaattcaaaaatctgtatcttttgaaggaattttttgatcgatttggtgtcttcggcaaagttgtaggtatggatatggactacactgaaaaaaaatgatacacggtaaaaatttttttggtgatttttaatttaactttttgtcactaaaacttgatttgcaaaaaaacactatttttaattttttttattttttgatatgtttaagaggacataaaatgccaacttttctgaaatttccagaatgggcaaaaaatctttgaccgagttatgattttttgaatcaatacagattttttcaaaaaatcgaaatattggtcgcaaaaatttttcaacttcatttttcgatgtaaaatcgaatttgcaatcaaaaagtactttagtgaatttttgataaagtgcaccgttttcaagttataaccatttttaggtaacttttttgaaaatagtcgcagttattcattttttaaaaatagtgcccatgtttgcccacttttgaaaaacatatttttgaaaagctgagaaaattctctatattttgctttttcggactttgttgattcgaaccttagttgctgagatattgccatgcataggtaaaaaaacaggaaaattgatgttttctaagtctcacccaaacaacccaccattttctaatgtcgatatctcagcaactatacgtccgatttacaatgttaaaacatgaaacattcgtgaaattttccgatctcttcgaaaaaaatattttcaaaaatttaaattcaagactaacatttcaaatggccgtaatattaaatgtttggtccgtttgaaatgttagtcctctaaaacatatcaaaaaataaaaaaaaataaaatagtgtttttttgcaaatcaagttttagtgacaaaaagttaaattaataatcaccaaaatttttttaccgtgtatcatttttttcagtgtagtccatatccatacctacaactttgccgaagacaccaaatcgatcaaaaaattccttcaaaagatacagatttttgaattttcccatatcatatttgtatggacagctgccaaatttgtatggaaaattatatggacaaactaatgatgcaaaatggcttctttgggcataccgaaggcaccaaaaaagtttcagccggattaaaaaatacaaaaaaaatcgaatgaccgaaatctcagagaattgctccatagTACCATAGCTCAAAGTCGAAGTTTTTGATTACGGTGTTTGTGAATGACTCCTCGTTAAAGGAGGGCacgccccctcccccccttctgGTACCGCCagtcattttttatttcagaggGTAGCCCTAAGGAAGGccggatttggaccacactaataaacaaacttaaaacaaaatcattccaGCCTGCTCAACAATCTGCCCAACACGTACGCCTACACCAAAGCCTTAACCGAAGATCTCGTTAACGGGTTCCGCGATCGGCTTCCGGTCGCGATCGCCCGACCAACGGTGGTCATCGCCGCCTGGAGGGAACCCATTCCCGGCTGGATCGAGGGAACGCACGGCCCAACCGGACTGATGATTGGCGGCGGTCGTGGCGTCATCCGAACCATGCACTGCAACCCGGAGTACGATTCCGGCCTGATGCCGGTGGACGTAACGATGAACGGGGTGATCATCCTGGGCGCGGAACGCATCAACACCGGGTTCCAGCAGAACACGCTCTTTTGCAACATCGCCTCGGGCAACGTTAATCCGATCACGTGGGGCGACGCGCTCGAAGCTGGCCGCAAAAAGCTGTACGACAATCCGCTCTGCTTTTCCCTGTGGTATCCGGACGGTTCGATCAAGTCCAACTACTTGTACCACATGCTCTGCGTAGTCTTGTTCCATTATCTGCCGGCCTATCTAATTGATTTCTTGCTGATTATACTCCGAAGGAAACCATTGTAAGTAAACCTCAACCCCACGATCAACCCTATAACCACAATCCCTCCCCCACTTCCAGCATGATCAAAATCCAGAAGAAGATCTCCCAGGGCCTGAACGTGCTCCAGTACTACACCACCAAGCAGTGGGTGTTCAACAACGACCGCATGTGCGCCATGTACGGCCGCCTGTCCGAGAAGGACCGGCAAACGTTCTTCTTCGACATGAGCGCCCTGGATTGGCCCAGCTATTTCCGGGACTACATCCTCGGGGTGCGGCAGTACGTCCTCAAGGAACCACCGGCGACGCTGCCCAAGGCCAGGAGGCTGCTTAGAAAGTGAGTTGCAGGTTTTTgggaaaattcgtgaaattaatCAACCTTCCCGTTTTAGATTGTACATCATGGACAAATTGGTGCAAGCGGCGATCTACGCGTTGATACTGTGGCTGGTTTGGTCCTACTGGGACGTTGTGATTGGTTCGATTCAGTTTGTGCTCGATAGTAGCGTCGATGGCGTTAGGAAAGCCTTTGTTCGAGGAACACGGGCTTAGTGAATTGACTGGACGATTTGTATTGTAGATTTATTGAAAAGTAGATactctttgttttattttacataCTTCACAATTTagtatcaatattatttttatacttgcGATTTGAAGCACCAAATAACGCACTTTATACTCAAGCTGCATAGAACTTATGAGACACTGAAAATATGTACTGAAAATCACAACGTTTTTAAAAGcatgttttagttttttatctATTATTTAATGAGAAACTCCTTGTGTAGCATTAATTCGAATATATAGGTACTAAAAAATACTCACACGGAATCGGAAGtagttgccccgaaccctctttTATATACGTGAAACTTTGCCCAAAAGGGGGAATTTTAGTCCTTGATTACGAATCGAAGGTCCATTTTTCAATATCTTGTTAAGGAGGTCCGCaccctttcattttttaattttcagaaaaatatgtgtttttcgaaaatgtgCATCCTGAAATGGTGATTATCACGAAATTTGAAGTCAAAGGTTCCCGATTATGGCATTCTCAAAATCCGGAATAACGTattattcatcaaaaaatatataaaaaagggcgatttttagacaatcgtgcaacttgtggaaagctctatacaaaagtgcacacctcaaactacagcagaaaaaaactgtcTAAGACACACAATCCAAAGCTCTGCTTCAAATCGATGATAGCTTTTATCCCGGACACTCACCACAGTAGGCCAATTTGGATTTTTGCACCTAATTCGACGCACAGCCCAAGGCATAGCCAGAAAATATTCACACCTCAAATATGCACACATCAGAATGCAGACCCTCTCTCcagataaaataataaaactccgaagttataaaatttatgtaagaaattaaattagaagtcttcaatttttgtatgattttattatttaattttcaaattaactaATTTAGAATGTTATTGAATTCTTAAATGCCGcctgaaaattgacatttttttatgtcatattttaagaggcagtatttgtaaatattgctcggtttgttctagaggtcgtatcgaggtgctccgatttggatgaaactttcagcgtttatttgtctatacatgagatgaactcatgccaaatatgagccctctacgacaaagggaagtggggtaaaacgggctttgaagtttgaggtcgaaaaaacattaaaaatcttaaaattgctcgcatttccgtaaaacttcatcaattccaactctcttagatgcattcgaaaggtcttttgaagcccttcaaaatgcgccatagacatccaggattggtctgactttttctcatagcttttgcaaattactgttaaaaattgatttttttaaaaccttaatatctttttgcaacagcttccaacacccatacttccataggtcaaaagataggtaatttcatgcactataagcctacggtattaactttttggcccattgcagtttttctcatagtttttcgatttttctagaacaaacattttacaacgttagtttttgccctgtaggccaagaagacggcacttatcggtctcaattttgtcatattcggaatcctcggacaatttcacgtaagttagaagtattggagttgaaatttagatttaaaaaataattaaataaaacatttttgaaaaaagaaatagatcttctttaccctatgatcaatacgtcaaatgctgtatcaagtaggcgaacaCCTGTTTTACTcttaatccaacaaattgttaaaacatattttaattcattctaaatggtaatttttccaatcaaatttacaactccaatacttctaacttaggtgaaattgtctgaggattccgaatatgacaaaattgagaccgataagtgccgtcttcttggcctacattgcaaaaactaacgttgtaaaatgtttgttctagaaaaatcgaaaaactatgagaaaaactgcgattggccaaaaagttaataccgtaggcttatagtgcatgaaattacctatcttttgacctatgggagtatgggtgttggaagctgttgcaaaaagatattaaggttttaaaaaaatcaatttttaacagtaattcgcaaaagctatgagaaaaagtcagaccaatcctggatgtctatggcgcattttgaagggctgagcaattctctgagatttcggtcattcgattttttctgtattttttaatccggctgaaacttttttggtgccttcggtatgcccaaagaagccattttgcatcattagtttgtccatataattttccatacaaatttggcagctgtccatacaaaaatgatatgtgaaaattcaaaaatctgtatcttttgaaggaattttttgatcgatttggtgtcttcggcaaagttgtaggtatggatatggactacactgaaaaaaaatggtacacggtaaaaaaaatttggtgattttttatttaactttttgtcactaaaacttgatttgcaaaaaaacactatttttaattttttttattttttgatatgttttagaggacataaaatgccaacttttcagaaatttccagaatgggcaaaaaatctttgaccgagttatgattttttgaatcaatacagattttttcaaaaaaacgaaatattggtcgcaaaaatttttcaacttcatttttcgatgtaaaatcgaatttgcaatcaaaaaatactttagtgattttttgataaagtgcaccgttttcaagttataaccaattttaggtaacttttttgaaaataatcgcagtttttcattttttaaaattagtgcccatgtttgcccatctttgaaaaaaatatttttgaaaagctgaaaaaattctctatattttgctttatcgaactttgtcgatacgacccatagttgctgagatattgccatgcaaaggttaaaaaacaggaaaattgatgttttctaagtctcacccaaataacccaccattttctaatgtcgatatctcagcaactataggtccgatttacaatgttaaaacataaaacattcgtgaaattttccgatcttttcgaaaaaaatattttcaaaaatttaaaatcaagactaacatttcaaatgggcgtaatattgaatgtttagcccgtttgaaatgttagtcttgattttaaatttttg
Coding sequences:
- the LOC120431341 gene encoding putative fatty acyl-CoA reductase CG5065 isoform X1: MDQPSPPPTMHRSIPDTYAGRTLFITGATGFMGKVLVEKLLRDCPELKCIYLLIRTKRGVDAAQRKDEYLKHLVFDRIRETNRAQLDKIRLVRGDILEDDLDMANGDQAELAENVEVVFHCAANVRFDQELKQAVNYNLNGTLRVLRLAERMKRLVAFVHVSTAFCQCNEAVVEERAYPAPHSPLGISKLADLVDSKVLDLVTPSLLNNLPNTYAYTKALTEDLVNGFRDRLPVAIARPTVVIAAWREPIPGWIEGTHGPTGLMIGGGRGVIRTMHCNPEYDSGLMPVDVTMNGVIILGAERINTGFQQNTLFCNIASGNVNPITWGDALEAGRKKLYDNPLCFSLWYPDGSIKSNYLYHMLCVVLFHYLPAYLIDFLLIILRRKPFMIKIQKKISQGLNVLQYYTTKQWVFNNDRMCAMYGRLSEKDRQTFFFDMSALDWPSYFRDYILGVRQYVLKEPPATLPKARRLLRKLYIMDKLVQAAIYALILWLVWSYWDVVIGSIQFVLDSSVDGVRKAFVRGTRA